In Mycolicibacterium lutetiense, the sequence GGGTTCGTTGGCCTTGAGCTGAATGGCGTTGCCCTGCTCCAGGGCGCAGAAGTACTGCTGGTAAAGCAGCGTGCTCTTAGGCTGCGCAACGGGTTCGACCAGGGCGCGGATACGTTCAAGGGCTTCGTCAAGGTCGTCGCGGGCCTTCTCAATGCGATCGGAGAGCAGTCCCTCGATGTCTTTCTTCTCGTAGCCGTCCAGTGCACCGGAGGTGTAGTCGGTGATCGCGTCTTCGAGCGAGTTGAACAGGTCCTGGTAGTCGACGATGTAGCCGTAGTCTTTGTCGTCGCCGTCGAGGCGGTTGACGCGGCAGATGGCTTGGAAGAGGCCGTGGTCGCGCATCTTCTTGTCGATGTAGAGGTAGGTGGCGCTGGGTGCGTCGAAGCCGGTGAGCAGTTTGTCGACCACGATCAGCAGCCGCATCTGGCCGGGGTTCTCGATGAACTGGCGCTTGACGGCCTTCTCGAACTCTTCGACCTTGCCCATCGCGGTGTCTTCGGGCTCGTCGAAGTAGTCGGCCAGCATCTTGCGGTAGATGTCGTACTGGCGGATCTTCTCGGTCTTGCCTTCGCCGGAGTCTTCTTTGGCTATGTCGCTGGCGTTGGGGGTGTAGCTGGTGACGATGGCGCACTTGCCCTTGAAGCCGGCGTTGCAGAACAGCTCGTAGAACTTGCAGGCCTGGTAGATGGATGAACCGACGAGCATGGCGTTGCCGTGCCCATCCATCAGGCGGGGCTTGGTCTCCATGTCGAGCAGGATGTCGTTGACGATCTGCTTGGCGCGTGGCTCACTGGAGACGACCTTTTGCATGGTGCCCCAACGCTTTTTGAGCTCAGCCTTGGATAGATCGGTCATGCCTTTGGTCTTGACCTCGAACCACTTGTCGACCTGATGAGGCGACATCAGATCCTGGTCGATGTTGCGGGCCTCGTATTGCAGGTCGAGCACGACGCCGTCGGTGACGGCTTCGTCGAATTTGTAGGTGTGGATGAACGTGCCGAAGGTCTCGATGCTGGTGGCCTTATCGGCCTTGAGCAGCGGGGTGCCGGTGAAGCCGATGAACATTGCCTCGGGCAGCAGTGCGTTCATGGCGGTGTGCATCTTGCCAGACTGGGTGCGGTGGGCTTCGTCGACGAAGACGAAGATGTTGCCTTTGGCTTTGAAATCCTGCGGGACGGTTGCCTGCAGCTCTTTGATGAACTCGGCGGTCGCCGCGTCGTCCTCGTTGTCGTTGTCGGCGGCGCGGAACTTGTGCACGAGCGAGCAGATCAGCCACTCCTCGCTGGCGTTGAGTGTGCTGATCAGGTCGGCGCCGCTCGTGGTGCGGTAGATCTGCTCGTTGACACCGTTGAAGACCTTCTCGATCTGGTCGTCGAGTTCGGTGCGGTCGGTGATCAGCAGCACCCGCGCATCCGGTTCGTTCTCGCGAATCCACTTGGCCAGCCACACCATCGTCAAGCTCTTGCCCGAACCCTGGGTGTGCCAGATGATGCCACCCTCGCGTTTCGAGATGCGGCCTTGGGCGGCTTTGACGCCGAAGTATTGGTTGTGGCGCGGACCCTTCTTGATGCCCGCATCGAAGACGATGAAGTTATGGATCAACTCCAGCAGACTGTACTTGTTGCACATTTGAAGCAGTGCCCGGTCGAGTGGGTCACCGACATCGGACGGCTCTTTCCACTCCAGCCAGTACTTCTCCTGCGTGTCGATGACGCCGTAGCGCAACCCTTCGACGTCGTTGCCGGCGAAGACGAACTGCACCGTCGAAAAGAACGACCGGATGAACTCCGGCTTCTGGTTACCGATCGTCTGCCGGATACCCTCGGACACAGCGACTTTGGAACGCTTGAGTTCCAGCGTGGCGAGCGCCAGGCCGTTGACGTACAGCACCACGTCGGGGCGCTTGGTGTGGTGGCCGGCGACGGTGACTTCCTCCACGACAACGAAGTGGTTGGCGTCGGGGTTCTTCCAGTCGATCAGCCAGACCGTCTCGGCCTGCTCGCCCACGCCAGGCTTGACCTTCACGCCGTAGCGCAGCAGCCTGTAGACGTCCCTGTTCGCTTCATACAGGTCGTGACCGGCGCCGACCGAGGCAGCTTTGCCGAGCTGGTCGAGCGCACGGTTGATCAGGTTATCGTCGTAGCCGCGCGCCGTGAGGTTTTGGGTGAGCAGATCGGTTTCAACGTTTGTGTTGTGCTCGCGGTGCCCCCAATTGCCGAGATACTCGTAACCGAGCTGGTCGCGAAACAGCGCGACGACGCGGTTCTGGGTCCTGCGTTCAGGCTGGCCGACGTCACTCACGAACCGGCCCCCCGGCTCATCGCCTCGTCCACACCTTCGGTCTCCCACTGCCCATACCGAGTAGATGTGCCCTGGATGATCCACTTCGTGCGGCCGTTCGAAGCGCGGCCCGCCACCACCGCTGCGGCAGCGCTCGGACTAGCGAAGACATGGTTGCGGGTAAAGCGCATGTTCGCGCCGTCAGGCGCCGGTTCCAGAGTGCCGTCCTGCTCCAGTTTTTCGCGCAGCCGCCGGTAATTGTGGGTGGCCACACCAGTCCAGGAAGCCCGCGCCTCAGACCGCTCGAACACGGTGAACTCACCGTCGATCACCTGTGCAGTGGCGGTCACACCCACCTTGGGTAGAGCCATGGTGAACAGCGGTGAGTTGGTGCGTCCATTTGCCGGATCGGTGGTGGATACAGCGGGAGCCGTTCGTGGTGACCGCAGAATATTCACCCCGAGCACCGGCAGCACGATCTTGGCTTGTTCGATGAAGTACTCCATGTCCGACACGTCCGCCTCCGGCAGGGTGATCGGTGGAGGTGTGGTGCCGTTGGTGAGCTTCGCCCGACTGGCCTGCAAGGCAAGGGTTATCAGCCGACTTTCCAGGTAGCGGGCGTGTGCCTTCGTCAGGTTGGTGTCTTTGCTCGTCAGCATGATGGCTCGATCCCAGAAGTCTTTGCCGTTCTGGTCTTCCGAGCGGGCGTGCTGATACAGCCGCTTGCTGACGTCGTCACCTTCGCCGATATAGGCCTTCTGCCCGCCAAGGCTGTCCGGATCATCACCGAGCAGGATGTAGATACCGGTGCGCGTCGCCTCCGGACGCTGCAACAGTGCCGCCAAGTCCGAACGCGGCGCCGCCACAACGTGACCGGTCCAGTTCATGATCTCAGCCGTGAGTAGGCCACCTGGTGTGCCGTCAGCCAGGAACAGGCGAACGGACTTGCCAGCGCTCATGACGTAGCCTCCACAAGTAGGCGCGTGCGCCCTGTTAGCAGCTGCTGCATCATGCCGGCCTTGATGTCGCGCATCTTGTCGAGACGCACGTGAAGCGCGGCGAGTTGTTCGTCCACATCCCAGAGCGCCTCTCCGATGCTGTGTTGCTCGGCTGGCTCCGGTACGCGAACACGACCACCTCTGATAACGCGTGAGTCAATACTGGGAAATGTTGATCCCGATTGGAGCTTCAGCAGTTCCGTGACGACTGCATCCAGCGCATAGCGGATGTAATTCTGATCGTTTCTGCCCTTCGCGCGGACTGCCGCTATTCCTCGGCCGATGCAGTACGGCCGGTCGGCGGTGTTCATGCGTCCGGTTGAACTCCCGCGGACGCAGATCAGAATGTCTTCGGGTTCGCAGAATCTAACCGGATCAGTGGTCCACTGTTTAACAGTTGGATGCCGATCCGTGAATTCAGTGGGGCCGTTGATGAGCGGCACACCAGCTCCATCACGGTTGTAGGAGGCTCCTGCCGGTGACTGCCCCATTATGACGTCAGCTATGTCGCCGAGAACACCGCTCCGCAGTGGCCCGTTGAAGCCCGGCAGGCGGGTGCGACCGGTCAAGAGCTGCTGCATCATGCCCTGCTTGATCGCCTGCTTCTTGGCGATGAGGCGTTCGAGGGCTGCGATCAGATCATCGGCTTCTTGGAGCGCATCACCAATCCGACGCTGTTCCGTTTCTAAAGGCAACGGCAGCGGCATCAGAACGAACTTCTCGCGCGGAAGGTGCGCGATGCTTGTCTGAGTCACAAAATCAGAAAAGGCGCCAATTGACGACCAGTACTCCAGAAAGGCCAGCATCAGACGCGCGTCGTAGCCTCTCTTCGCGCGCAGCCGATGAAGCGCCTTTTGGTAGTAGCACTCGGGCAGCTCGTTTCGCCAGATCGCCCCTCGCCCAACGTCGCCACCTTCACATACCAGGAGGTCACCGTCTCGCAAGCGATAGCGCTGAAGGTCCGAACGAGTCATGGGAAC encodes:
- a CDS encoding GIY-YIG nuclease family protein; the encoded protein is MSAGKSVRLFLADGTPGGLLTAEIMNWTGHVVAAPRSDLAALLQRPEATRTGIYILLGDDPDSLGGQKAYIGEGDDVSKRLYQHARSEDQNGKDFWDRAIMLTSKDTNLTKAHARYLESRLITLALQASRAKLTNGTTPPPITLPEADVSDMEYFIEQAKIVLPVLGVNILRSPRTAPAVSTTDPANGRTNSPLFTMALPKVGVTATAQVIDGEFTVFERSEARASWTGVATHNYRRLREKLEQDGTLEPAPDGANMRFTRNHVFASPSAAAAVVAGRASNGRTKWIIQGTSTRYGQWETEGVDEAMSRGAGS
- a CDS encoding restriction endonuclease subunit S; this translates as MLDAAKNVGVPKPYLGNRAVQWGRIDVSVGGIVPMTRSDLQRYRLRDGDLLVCEGGDVGRGAIWRNELPECYYQKALHRLRAKRGYDARLMLAFLEYWSSIGAFSDFVTQTSIAHLPREKFVLMPLPLPLETEQRRIGDALQEADDLIAALERLIAKKQAIKQGMMQQLLTGRTRLPGFNGPLRSGVLGDIADVIMGQSPAGASYNRDGAGVPLINGPTEFTDRHPTVKQWTTDPVRFCEPEDILICVRGSSTGRMNTADRPYCIGRGIAAVRAKGRNDQNYIRYALDAVVTELLKLQSGSTFPSIDSRVIRGGRVRVPEPAEQHSIGEALWDVDEQLAALHVRLDKMRDIKAGMMQQLLTGRTRLLVEATS
- a CDS encoding type I restriction endonuclease subunit R; this translates as MSDVGQPERRTQNRVVALFRDQLGYEYLGNWGHREHNTNVETDLLTQNLTARGYDDNLINRALDQLGKAASVGAGHDLYEANRDVYRLLRYGVKVKPGVGEQAETVWLIDWKNPDANHFVVVEEVTVAGHHTKRPDVVLYVNGLALATLELKRSKVAVSEGIRQTIGNQKPEFIRSFFSTVQFVFAGNDVEGLRYGVIDTQEKYWLEWKEPSDVGDPLDRALLQMCNKYSLLELIHNFIVFDAGIKKGPRHNQYFGVKAAQGRISKREGGIIWHTQGSGKSLTMVWLAKWIRENEPDARVLLITDRTELDDQIEKVFNGVNEQIYRTTSGADLISTLNASEEWLICSLVHKFRAADNDNEDDAATAEFIKELQATVPQDFKAKGNIFVFVDEAHRTQSGKMHTAMNALLPEAMFIGFTGTPLLKADKATSIETFGTFIHTYKFDEAVTDGVVLDLQYEARNIDQDLMSPHQVDKWFEVKTKGMTDLSKAELKKRWGTMQKVVSSEPRAKQIVNDILLDMETKPRLMDGHGNAMLVGSSIYQACKFYELFCNAGFKGKCAIVTSYTPNASDIAKEDSGEGKTEKIRQYDIYRKMLADYFDEPEDTAMGKVEEFEKAVKRQFIENPGQMRLLIVVDKLLTGFDAPSATYLYIDKKMRDHGLFQAICRVNRLDGDDKDYGYIVDYQDLFNSLEDAITDYTSGALDGYEKKDIEGLLSDRIEKARDDLDEALERIRALVEPVAQPKSTLLYQQYFCALEQGNAIQLKANEPKRVELYKAVAAVTRAYANLANDMTTAGYSAAEAEAIKSEIAHYVNVRAEVKLGAGEDVDFKQYEAGMRFLLDTYIHAGASEVVSNFEDSGLIDLIVKLGAGAIDKLPTGIKKDPEAVAETITNNMRKVIIDEHAMNPKYYDKMSELLDAIIEQRRQQAIDYREFLAKLLDAAKKLGSKESDTKYPDWADNGARRALIDFGWPDPTMPIRVDTAILTSKPHDWVGNTMKEKVVKRAISRTLPDDFDRLDELFELVKARNEYR